The following proteins are co-located in the Castanea sativa cultivar Marrone di Chiusa Pesio chromosome 8, ASM4071231v1 genome:
- the LOC142607809 gene encoding tropinone reductase homolog At5g06060-like isoform X1 has protein sequence MAQPDNSRWSLQGMTALVTGGSKGIGHAIVEELAYLGATVHTCSRNEVDLNECLGEWSKKGLQVTGSVCDVSSRAERENLISSASNRFNGKLNILINNVGTNKPKPTLEYTAQDFSFIMATNFESAYHLSQLAHPLLKASSAGSIVFVSSVCGVVSVSGGSIYGASKGNPGLSHHFLDCIITTLSYNIEGLYKYAGAMNQLTKYLACEWAKDNIRTNCVAPWYIKTPLVQPYLDDENFFNAVVSRTPMGRVGEPKEVSSLVAFLCLPAASYMTGQSICVDGGMTVNGFTFP, from the exons ATGGCTCAGCCCGATAACAGTAGATGGTCTCTTCAGGGCATGACCGCTCTTGTTACCGGTGGAAGCAAAGGAATAGG GCATGCTATTGTGGAGGAACTGGCATATCTTGGAGCAACTGTGCATACATGCTCTCGAAACGAGGTCGACCTTAATGAGTGTTTAGGTGAATGGAGTAAGAAGGGTCTCCAAGTCACCGGTTCAGTGTGCGATGTATCCTCTAGAGCTGAAAGAGAGAATCTAATTAGCTCTGCCTCTAATCGCTTTAATGGGAAACTTAACATCCTT ATTAACAATGTTGGgacaaacaaaccaaaaccgACCTTGGAGTATACGGCCCAAGATTTCTCATTTATCATGGCCACAAATTTTGAATCAGCTTATCACTTGAGCCAACTTGCCCATCCTCTATTGAAGGCTTCGTCAGCAGGAAGCATTGTCTTTGTGTCTTCAGTTTGTGGGGTTGTATCAGTCAGTGGGGGCTCCATATATGGAGCAAGTAAAGGTAACCCGGGCTTGTCTCATCATTTTTTGGATTGTATTATTACTACTTTGAGCTACAATATTGAAGGTCTTTATAAGTATGCAGGGGCAATGAATCAGCTGACAAAATATTTGGCATGCGAGTGGGCAAAAGATAATATAAGGACCAATTGTGTTGCACCTTGGTACATCAAGACCCCGTTAGTCCAACCT TATTTGGATGATGAAAACTTTTTCAATGCTGTTGTCTCTCGAACTCCTATGGGACGCGTTGGAGAGCCCAAAGAGGTGTCTTCCTTGGTAGCATTCCTATGCCTACCAGCGGCCTCGTACATGACCGGGCAGAGTATATGCGTTGATGGAGGTATGACAGTGAATGGCTTCACGTTCCCATAA
- the LOC142607809 gene encoding tropinone reductase homolog At5g06060-like isoform X2, with product MAQPDNSRWSLQGMTALVTGGSKGIGHAIVEELAYLGATVHTCSRNEVDLNECLGEWSKKGLQVTGSVCDVSSRAERENLISSASNRFNGKLNILINNVGTNKPKPTLEYTAQDFSFIMATNFESAYHLSQLAHPLLKASSAGSIVFVSSVCGVVSVSGGSIYGASKGAMNQLTKYLACEWAKDNIRTNCVAPWYIKTPLVQPYLDDENFFNAVVSRTPMGRVGEPKEVSSLVAFLCLPAASYMTGQSICVDGGMTVNGFTFP from the exons ATGGCTCAGCCCGATAACAGTAGATGGTCTCTTCAGGGCATGACCGCTCTTGTTACCGGTGGAAGCAAAGGAATAGG GCATGCTATTGTGGAGGAACTGGCATATCTTGGAGCAACTGTGCATACATGCTCTCGAAACGAGGTCGACCTTAATGAGTGTTTAGGTGAATGGAGTAAGAAGGGTCTCCAAGTCACCGGTTCAGTGTGCGATGTATCCTCTAGAGCTGAAAGAGAGAATCTAATTAGCTCTGCCTCTAATCGCTTTAATGGGAAACTTAACATCCTT ATTAACAATGTTGGgacaaacaaaccaaaaccgACCTTGGAGTATACGGCCCAAGATTTCTCATTTATCATGGCCACAAATTTTGAATCAGCTTATCACTTGAGCCAACTTGCCCATCCTCTATTGAAGGCTTCGTCAGCAGGAAGCATTGTCTTTGTGTCTTCAGTTTGTGGGGTTGTATCAGTCAGTGGGGGCTCCATATATGGAGCAAGTAAAG GGGCAATGAATCAGCTGACAAAATATTTGGCATGCGAGTGGGCAAAAGATAATATAAGGACCAATTGTGTTGCACCTTGGTACATCAAGACCCCGTTAGTCCAACCT TATTTGGATGATGAAAACTTTTTCAATGCTGTTGTCTCTCGAACTCCTATGGGACGCGTTGGAGAGCCCAAAGAGGTGTCTTCCTTGGTAGCATTCCTATGCCTACCAGCGGCCTCGTACATGACCGGGCAGAGTATATGCGTTGATGGAGGTATGACAGTGAATGGCTTCACGTTCCCATAA
- the LOC142606146 gene encoding uncharacterized protein LOC142606146: protein MREVDEVAKMASSMKEPTNKEILAGIRNTTSIEEVPVFPIQNIGGWMAPIVSYLQDGHLPHDSMEARKIKARVARFTILNDTLYKRGLSLPYLKCIDEEEAKYVLHEIHEGICGDHAGPRSLVSKVIRAGYFWPTMQADAMELVKRCDKCQRFGNVQRLPAEKMTTITSP, encoded by the coding sequence ATGCGAGAGGTAGACGAGGTCGCCAAGATGGCCTCGTCTATGAAAGAACCAACGAACAAGGAGATTCTCGCTGGAATTCGAAATACCACCAGCATCGAGGAAGTCCCGGTATTCCCTATCCAGAACATAGGTGGTTGGATGGCACCGATCGTCTCATATCTTCAAGATGGACATCTCCCTCATGACTCAATGGAGGCCAGGAAGATTAAAGCAAGGGTGGCCAGATtcacaattttgaatgataccttatacaaaagagggttATCCTTGCCTTATTTGAAGTGTAtcgacgaggaagaagctaAGTACGTCCTCCACGAAATccatgaagggatttgcgggGACCACGCCGGGCCCAGATCCTTGGTAAGTAAGGTTATTAGAGCAGGGTATTTCTGGCCAACTATGCAGGCAGACGCTAtggagctcgtcaagaggtgcgataagtgccaAAGGTTCGGGAACGTCCAGAGGTTGCCAGCAGAGAAGATGACAACGATCACCTCCCCCTag